The Haloarchaeobius sp. HME9146 genome includes a region encoding these proteins:
- a CDS encoding DUF6603 domain-containing protein, which yields MSQKSTQPSGGGTESVLARELTRVVEPVIEATESPDGVVDLLDGAGIGELLVDEEVEKVVEEFERDFVEPAETIIKIVENGFGADDLAKVGDLVGAVSTLIESIKSLDELEFESPDVSELGDALLDHLVVRYLYLYRPHVHDFLAIVGVVTEGYGRGQEEIQLTGIAEAVQDPNTAAKETLGWGTDALRDELFLRFVGHLATEQGLTSIVDEADVNQLDTLSYEKTTPPTFPKSDAPTQLDTTLLELVGDGFSSRAGVKLTPMPFKEDDPLGLLLQAYATGGFKQSLSLGKDWTLTTGIETNQSVGFAVRPTGDGTEFQLVSGAGLTGDYHADAALSYEPESTSDSPGKVLLGEPDGSFLALGSVSISTALDYDGDSGTVAVELPASGSVQVRPKGGFLEKVLPDEVGSDFDVTVGWSTLKGLYFEGGATLEVALPVHQKLGPLDIKEIFLSLGFDAETGEITVQAAASASVKLGPIVGTVTRIGLETDLSFPENKDGNMGVVDLELGFKPPEGVGLDIAAGPVTGGGYLDFDPENERYAGTGQLTVPSGLSISVVGLITTELPDGSDGFSMMLIVAGEFDAVQLGFGFTLNGVGGMLGINRKFRKKPLQDVVRQGELDSVLFPEDVVENAQRIISDVRAIFPPTRGTHVFGPMLKIGWGTPAIIEASVGVVLEIPSFRIAILGKIEMALPNLEIERPEGLPEEVPYPPIQINLDVVGIIDIPGKTLSLDASLYDSRIMQWKMSGDMALRSSWGDDSKFLLSIGGFNPRYEQPGGFPKLDRVKVSLDVPGGQPVIDFTGYLAVSSNTFQVGAQVNAELEVGPLSIWGGLGFDALFRFNPFSFIIDFFAHFGVAFKGWELTVGIDGTMSGPTPFNLRGKAKFSVGPFDVSKQFDVTLGKDAKTKQLPTAEVLPELVDALSEPKNWDAQLPGDGNAIATLRSAKSAEAREQARQSAQGGSGAGDVEPEQPIIAHPLGTLTVRQTVVPLNYHIEKFGEARPTTYDEFRIAGVTLGGVRDRDRQPVDEEFAPAAFRKMDDAKKLESDDFVDLEAGTTAGDIGLVVGGEGGREDVTEAAFTYEEVVYDDASGHRGENLAEVDAGQAGTAHTAFTAHELSKGKRGVQPTSEGLFGVDDADASDGGLFGVGENDYVVVDVDTFEPVVTDFVGFDDGGDDGDGQSDESETREFAAVADSSEAERVRPGLHVGTSKGRAQVELKRFAREADVDEKRLQVVSAASLEGSR from the coding sequence ATGAGCCAGAAATCAACTCAACCCTCCGGCGGCGGAACCGAATCGGTGCTAGCTCGAGAACTCACTCGGGTCGTTGAGCCAGTCATCGAAGCAACAGAATCTCCAGACGGCGTCGTCGACCTTCTCGACGGGGCAGGAATCGGGGAACTCCTCGTCGATGAGGAGGTCGAGAAGGTGGTCGAGGAGTTCGAACGGGACTTCGTCGAACCTGCGGAGACCATCATTAAGATAGTCGAGAATGGGTTCGGTGCCGATGACCTTGCGAAGGTCGGCGACCTCGTCGGGGCGGTCTCGACGCTGATAGAGTCAATCAAATCCCTCGACGAATTGGAGTTCGAGAGTCCGGACGTGAGCGAACTCGGCGATGCGTTGCTCGACCACCTCGTCGTGCGCTACCTCTACCTCTACAGACCACACGTCCACGACTTCCTGGCCATCGTCGGCGTCGTCACCGAAGGGTACGGCAGGGGCCAAGAGGAGATACAGTTGACCGGCATCGCCGAGGCGGTGCAAGACCCCAACACGGCAGCGAAGGAGACGCTCGGATGGGGGACCGACGCGTTACGGGACGAGCTGTTCCTCCGCTTCGTGGGGCACCTTGCGACCGAACAGGGCCTCACGAGCATCGTCGACGAAGCAGACGTGAACCAGTTGGATACACTCTCGTACGAGAAGACCACGCCGCCGACGTTTCCGAAGTCGGACGCGCCGACCCAGCTCGACACCACCCTCCTGGAACTTGTCGGCGACGGGTTCTCCTCGCGTGCTGGCGTGAAACTGACACCGATGCCGTTCAAGGAGGACGACCCCCTTGGTCTCCTCCTTCAGGCGTACGCGACAGGTGGGTTCAAGCAGTCACTGTCGCTCGGGAAGGACTGGACACTGACGACTGGTATCGAGACGAACCAGTCGGTCGGGTTCGCCGTCCGTCCGACCGGAGACGGAACCGAGTTCCAACTCGTCTCCGGGGCAGGCCTGACTGGGGATTACCACGCCGACGCCGCGCTTTCCTACGAACCCGAGTCCACCAGCGACAGCCCAGGAAAGGTTCTGCTTGGCGAACCCGATGGTTCATTCCTCGCACTGGGGTCTGTCTCCATCTCGACCGCACTCGACTACGATGGGGACTCCGGAACCGTCGCGGTCGAACTGCCCGCGTCCGGCTCAGTCCAGGTCCGCCCGAAAGGCGGCTTCTTGGAGAAAGTCCTGCCCGATGAAGTCGGGAGCGACTTCGACGTGACTGTCGGCTGGTCGACGCTCAAAGGGTTATACTTCGAAGGCGGTGCGACCCTGGAGGTGGCACTCCCGGTCCACCAGAAACTCGGCCCACTCGACATCAAGGAGATATTCCTCTCGCTCGGATTCGACGCAGAAACCGGCGAGATAACCGTCCAGGCGGCCGCATCCGCATCCGTCAAACTCGGGCCCATCGTCGGCACCGTCACCCGAATCGGCCTCGAAACGGACCTCTCGTTCCCCGAAAACAAGGACGGGAACATGGGCGTGGTCGACCTCGAACTCGGGTTCAAGCCACCCGAAGGGGTCGGCCTCGATATCGCTGCTGGGCCGGTCACGGGCGGTGGCTACCTCGACTTCGACCCGGAGAACGAGCGCTACGCCGGGACTGGCCAACTCACGGTCCCGAGTGGCCTGAGCATCTCGGTGGTCGGGCTCATCACGACCGAACTGCCCGATGGGTCGGACGGCTTCTCGATGATGCTCATCGTCGCGGGCGAGTTCGATGCCGTCCAGCTAGGCTTCGGCTTCACGCTGAACGGCGTCGGCGGGATGCTCGGCATCAACCGAAAGTTCCGGAAGAAACCACTGCAGGACGTTGTCAGGCAGGGCGAGCTCGACAGCGTGCTCTTCCCCGAAGACGTGGTGGAGAACGCCCAGCGCATCATCTCGGACGTGCGGGCTATCTTCCCGCCGACGCGGGGGACCCACGTGTTCGGGCCGATGCTCAAGATCGGCTGGGGAACACCCGCCATCATCGAGGCCTCTGTCGGTGTGGTTCTGGAGATTCCGAGCTTCCGCATCGCCATCCTCGGCAAGATCGAGATGGCACTCCCCAACCTCGAAATCGAGCGCCCCGAGGGGTTACCGGAAGAGGTGCCGTACCCACCCATCCAGATCAACCTCGACGTGGTGGGCATCATCGACATCCCCGGGAAGACGCTGTCGCTCGACGCCTCGCTGTACGACTCGCGCATCATGCAGTGGAAGATGTCGGGCGACATGGCGCTGCGCTCCTCGTGGGGCGATGATTCGAAGTTCCTGCTCTCCATCGGCGGGTTCAATCCCCGCTACGAGCAACCGGGCGGGTTCCCGAAGCTCGACCGCGTGAAGGTGAGTCTGGACGTGCCCGGTGGCCAACCGGTCATCGACTTCACGGGCTACCTCGCGGTCAGTTCGAACACGTTCCAGGTGGGCGCGCAGGTCAACGCCGAACTGGAGGTCGGCCCGCTTTCCATCTGGGGTGGCCTGGGCTTCGACGCGCTGTTCCGGTTCAACCCGTTCTCGTTCATCATCGATTTCTTCGCGCACTTCGGCGTAGCGTTCAAGGGCTGGGAACTGACCGTCGGCATCGACGGGACCATGTCCGGCCCGACGCCGTTCAACCTCCGGGGGAAGGCCAAGTTCTCGGTCGGCCCCTTCGACGTCTCGAAGCAGTTCGACGTGACGCTCGGGAAGGACGCGAAGACCAAGCAACTCCCCACGGCGGAGGTGCTGCCCGAACTCGTCGACGCGCTCTCGGAACCGAAGAACTGGGACGCCCAGTTGCCAGGTGACGGGAACGCTATCGCCACACTGCGGAGTGCGAAGAGCGCAGAGGCACGCGAGCAGGCTCGCCAGTCCGCCCAGGGCGGCAGTGGTGCCGGCGACGTCGAACCCGAGCAGCCGATCATCGCGCATCCGCTGGGGACGCTGACGGTTCGCCAGACCGTCGTCCCGCTGAACTACCACATCGAGAAGTTCGGGGAGGCGCGACCGACCACCTACGACGAGTTCCGCATCGCGGGTGTCACACTCGGCGGGGTCAGAGACCGCGACCGCCAGCCGGTCGACGAGGAGTTCGCACCCGCGGCATTCCGGAAGATGGACGACGCGAAGAAGCTGGAATCGGACGACTTCGTCGACCTGGAGGCCGGGACGACCGCCGGCGACATCGGGCTGGTCGTCGGTGGCGAGGGCGGCAGGGAGGACGTGACCGAGGCAGCGTTCACCTACGAGGAGGTCGTGTACGACGACGCGAGCGGCCACCGTGGCGAGAACCTCGCCGAGGTGGACGCTGGGCAGGCAGGGACGGCCCACACCGCGTTCACCGCGCACGAACTCTCGAAGGGTAAGCGCGGCGTCCAGCCCACCTCGGAGGGGCTGTTCGGCGTCGACGATGCGGACGCCAGCGACGGCGGCCTGTTCGGTGTCGGCGAGAACGACTACGTGGTCGTCGACGTGGACACGTTCGAGCCGGTCGTCACAGACTTCGTCGGCTTCGACGATGGCGGGGACGACGGTGACGGGCAATCCGACGAGTCAGAGACACGCGAATTCGCTGCCGTGGCCGACAGTAGCGAGGCCGAGCGCGTCCGGCCGGGGCTCCACGTGGGGACCTCGAAGGGCCGCGCACAGGTCGAACTGAAGCGCTTCGCCAGGGAGGCGGACGTGGACGAGAAACGGCTGCAGGTCGTTTCCGCGGCCAGTCTGGAGGGTTCCAGGTGA